In Thermodesulfobacteriota bacterium, a single genomic region encodes these proteins:
- a CDS encoding class I SAM-dependent methyltransferase, with the protein MEKLDGKLAEIRDYWNDYITDIRLAKSPVGTKEFFDELDTYRFGRSGYLLPIVEARNLKGKRLLDIGCGVALELVQFAKAGAIVTGIDLCARPIELAKKNFAHNGVDGNLLVMNGEGLQFEDNSFDYVYSRMPLQYTESPDKMVAELYRVLRKGGVATLIVFNRYSWLNLAAKLSGENLLHQRAPVFNLYSAKEFGKLLSCFKELAITTERLPTKTTGYPGFFVSMYNHLFVPAVKLVPETMLKSIGAHIVARAVK; encoded by the coding sequence ATGGAAAAACTCGACGGTAAACTTGCGGAGATTCGTGATTACTGGAATGATTACATAACCGACATCAGGTTAGCTAAATCCCCAGTTGGCACAAAGGAATTTTTTGATGAGCTGGACACCTACCGCTTCGGGCGGTCGGGGTATCTACTACCTATTGTCGAAGCGAGAAATCTAAAAGGGAAACGCTTGTTGGATATAGGATGCGGGGTCGCACTTGAACTTGTCCAGTTTGCAAAAGCGGGGGCTATTGTTACAGGCATCGATCTTTGCGCCAGACCCATTGAGCTGGCAAAAAAAAATTTCGCTCATAATGGGGTTGATGGGAACCTCCTTGTGATGAATGGGGAGGGTCTGCAATTCGAAGATAACAGTTTTGATTACGTTTATTCAAGAATGCCGTTACAATACACAGAAAGCCCCGATAAAATGGTGGCTGAATTATACCGAGTGCTCCGGAAGGGAGGCGTGGCAACGCTAATTGTTTTCAACCGGTATTCCTGGCTAAACCTAGCAGCAAAGCTGTCGGGTGAAAACCTTTTGCACCAGCGTGCGCCGGTATTCAATCTCTACTCTGCAAAAGAATTTGGCAAGCTTCTGAGTTGCTTTAAAGAGCTGGCTATCACTACTGAAAGGCTACCAACGAAGACTACAGGGTATCCTGGGTTTTTTGTTTCCATGTACAATCATTTATTTGTTCCTGCTGTCAAATTGGTACCAGAGACTATGTTAAAATCAATTGGCGCTCATATTGTCGCTAGGGCAGTTAAGTAA
- a CDS encoding glycosyltransferase family 2 protein has translation MNQIPNIAEHRDSLQSIDLSIVIPVFNEAENLGLLCSQLKLVLERLDKTYEVILIDDGSTDSSFEIMHKLSKSDARLRVIRFRRNFGQSAAFSAGFDYASGNVIVTMDADLQNDPADIPNLLRKLEDGYDVVSGWRINRRDGYLTRQLPSWIANFIISTITEVKLHDYGCSLKAYRREVAKNIKLYGEMHRFIPALASWMGIRVGEIPVNHAPRKSGKSKYGITRAVRVLLDLVTVKFLLGYSTRPIQIFGLLGGICFLLGVIIGTYLSILKIFFGHPLRDRPLLLLSILLFIFGVQLITMGLLGELVVRNYYESQNKPTYMVKEILGIIENKKRKEGKT, from the coding sequence TTGAATCAGATACCAAATATAGCTGAACATCGTGACAGTCTCCAAAGTATAGATCTGTCTATCGTAATTCCCGTTTTTAATGAAGCGGAGAATCTTGGACTCCTTTGTTCTCAACTTAAGCTTGTGCTGGAAAGGTTAGACAAGACGTATGAGGTAATATTGATTGATGATGGTAGCACAGATTCAAGCTTCGAGATAATGCATAAATTGAGTAAAAGTGACGCTCGGTTAAGGGTTATAAGATTCCGTCGAAACTTTGGTCAATCGGCGGCGTTTTCGGCGGGTTTCGACTACGCAAGTGGGAATGTAATTGTGACCATGGATGCGGACTTGCAGAACGACCCAGCAGACATTCCAAATTTACTGAGGAAATTGGAAGACGGATATGACGTGGTTAGCGGTTGGAGAATCAATCGAAGGGATGGATATCTCACCAGACAATTACCCTCCTGGATAGCAAATTTCATAATATCCACTATTACCGAGGTTAAGTTGCATGACTATGGATGTTCTTTGAAAGCATACAGACGAGAGGTGGCGAAAAATATTAAATTGTATGGTGAAATGCATCGATTTATCCCCGCGCTTGCCAGCTGGATGGGTATTAGAGTAGGCGAAATTCCAGTAAACCATGCGCCAAGGAAATCTGGTAAATCAAAATACGGCATTACGCGTGCTGTCAGGGTTCTCCTGGATCTCGTGACTGTGAAATTCTTGTTGGGTTATTCTACGAGACCTATACAAATATTTGGTTTATTGGGTGGAATATGCTTTTTATTGGGTGTGATTATAGGAACTTATCTTTCAATTTTAAAGATCTTTTTTGGTCATCCGCTAAGGGACAGACCACTCCTTCTTCTATCCATATTGCTTTTTATTTTCGGTGTGCAACTTATAACCATGGGTTTACTTGGTGAACTTGTTGTAAGAAATTATTATGAGTCACAAAACAAGCCTACCTATATGGTTAAAGAGATTTTGGGGATTATAGAGAATAAAAAAAGAAAAGAAGGGAAAACTTGA
- a CDS encoding glycosyltransferase family 4 protein — MKILMIAPEPFFEPRGTPFSILGRLKALSRLGHSVDLLTYHVGDDVVIEGIRILRTPQLRFIREVPIGPSYRKVLLDILLVVNAFIMLVKERYDLVHTHEEASIFGTVLAKVFGIRHLYDFHSSIPQVMRNFVSRQFLLLIPALEWIERLVVNASDGVIAISPALRDYVRTINKSVPIMVIENIIEALDQESITAEKISEFENTYSQFNGKKIVLYTGTFEPYQGLELLISCAERVLQHRKDVIFALVGGKKHQIDKLREIVVGLGISSHFYFTGIRPPAEMPLFMNIAQTLVSPRLNGNNTPLKIYSYLQSGKPIVATNITAHNQILNDDIAILVDPDPDSMAQAILSVLDDSSLATKLGARARLYFKSRCSFREYIDKTEEILDMVYERRS, encoded by the coding sequence ATGAAAATCTTGATGATCGCACCGGAGCCTTTCTTCGAACCTCGGGGGACCCCTTTTTCAATCTTAGGGAGATTGAAAGCCTTATCACGGCTGGGACATAGTGTTGATCTCTTAACTTATCATGTCGGGGATGACGTCGTAATAGAGGGGATAAGGATTTTGCGGACTCCGCAATTGAGATTTATCAGAGAAGTGCCTATAGGCCCGTCTTATAGAAAAGTTCTGCTTGATATATTGCTGGTCGTAAATGCATTTATAATGCTGGTTAAGGAAAGATATGATTTGGTGCATACTCACGAGGAGGCTTCCATCTTTGGGACGGTTCTCGCCAAAGTTTTCGGGATTCGTCACCTTTATGATTTTCATTCTTCAATTCCTCAAGTAATGAGAAATTTTGTATCTCGTCAATTTCTCTTACTTATACCTGCCCTTGAATGGATCGAAAGATTGGTAGTTAATGCGAGCGATGGTGTTATCGCGATTTCACCAGCCTTGCGCGATTATGTGAGAACAATTAATAAAAGTGTTCCAATAATGGTTATCGAAAATATAATAGAGGCTCTGGATCAAGAGTCGATTACTGCTGAAAAAATTAGTGAATTCGAAAACACATATTCCCAGTTTAACGGTAAAAAGATTGTTCTGTATACCGGAACATTTGAGCCCTATCAGGGGTTGGAACTACTTATCTCTTGCGCCGAGCGGGTTCTTCAGCATAGAAAAGACGTAATATTCGCATTAGTCGGAGGGAAAAAACATCAGATTGATAAATTGCGTGAAATTGTCGTAGGGCTTGGAATTTCTTCACATTTTTACTTCACGGGTATACGTCCACCTGCAGAAATGCCCCTTTTCATGAATATTGCTCAAACATTAGTGTCTCCAAGGCTTAATGGTAACAACACGCCTTTAAAAATTTATAGCTATCTGCAGTCCGGGAAGCCAATCGTTGCCACAAACATTACCGCACACAACCAGATATTGAACGATGACATTGCCATTCTTGTTGACCCTGATCCGGATTCGATGGCGCAGGCGATACTTTCGGTTTTAGATGATTCTTCGCTTGCGACAAAATTAGGTGCGCGGGCTAGACTTTATTTTAAGAGTCGCTGTAGCTTTCGGGAATATATAGATAAAACTGAAGAAATACTCGATATGGTTTATGAGCGGCGTTCATAA
- a CDS encoding class I SAM-dependent methyltransferase, with amino-acid sequence MARSELGTREFFAELELCHFEKLDYLPRVVNYSAYYDMTLLEVGCGLGFDLGRFASGGAFVTGIDISEKTIELARRNFKIHGIDGGLSPMNGENLQFSNCSLDVVYSHGVLSYTNDAKQMINEVHRVFKPGGEAILMMHHRNSWLFYLADLFGFKLECENAPVFKTYSIGEIKKMLVNFSFVETLTARFPVKTRVHKGIMGRVYNYLFVLVFKLLPKSMVNSIGAHLMARANK; translated from the coding sequence GTGGCAAGAAGCGAATTGGGCACTAGAGAGTTCTTTGCTGAACTGGAGCTATGTCATTTTGAAAAGCTTGATTATTTACCGAGGGTTGTTAATTATAGCGCTTATTATGATATGACGTTATTGGAGGTGGGGTGCGGACTTGGGTTTGATTTAGGGCGTTTTGCCAGTGGTGGCGCATTTGTTACTGGAATTGATATAAGTGAAAAAACTATTGAGTTAGCGAGAAGGAATTTCAAAATTCATGGTATCGACGGTGGACTGTCACCAATGAATGGAGAGAATCTGCAATTCAGCAATTGCAGTTTAGATGTAGTGTATTCCCATGGAGTGCTAAGCTATACCAATGATGCGAAACAAATGATTAATGAAGTTCACCGAGTGTTCAAGCCCGGTGGCGAGGCAATCTTAATGATGCATCATCGAAATTCATGGCTTTTCTATCTTGCGGACTTATTCGGTTTTAAGTTAGAATGTGAGAATGCACCGGTTTTTAAGACTTATTCGATTGGGGAGATTAAGAAGATGCTGGTAAATTTTTCTTTTGTAGAGACTCTCACCGCACGATTTCCTGTTAAGACGCGAGTACATAAAGGCATTATGGGAAGAGTGTATAATTATTTATTTGTGCTTGTGTTCAAACTCCTTCCAAAGTCAATGGTAAATTCAATCGGAGCGCATCTCATGGCACGGGCTAATAAGTAG
- a CDS encoding glycerol-3-phosphate dehydrogenase/oxidase, protein MKRNLIKLASNEYDLLVIGGGIYGSCVAWDASLRGLSVALVEKGDFGHATSFNTLRIIHGGFRYLQSLAVLKARQSFYEQMVFMRIAPHLLHPLPVLVPAYRHLMQGKEALSFALKIYDKLVCRASHEEYQPRIPRGRTVTREECLEAFPDIETKGLTGGIIFYDCQIPNSERLIISIVKSAVEYGADFANYVEVQGFLKTKSRIEGVKVKDLITGDEFTVRARFIVNTAGPWLQRILGLLERKDFQNNCRWLSKAFNLVVKRKFHNDFGLGIYCQAQNHKTSQLLGKRSRYLFITPWNNYSLIGTEHLPFEDNPDNLSITEDEMTNFLREINEACPQASLGLEDVRFVYKGCLPTIPTNRGSLHLASKYRIYDHGRDQGLERFLSVSGVKFTEARHVAEKVVDLVFSKLNKKPLRSRTSVTPVYGGKLQWFNEFLKQETSRNLYKLDTIDIERLISNYGSAYTEVLKYLENGEESESLHSSDLIRKSEILHAIHEEMAQKLGDFVFRRTDLDIGDQINCEDITTCAKIMAQELNWSSGKIKEEVGEVTTVLSSLNLNG, encoded by the coding sequence ATGAAAAGGAATTTAATCAAATTGGCTTCAAATGAATACGATCTGCTTGTGATCGGAGGTGGTATTTATGGTTCCTGTGTCGCATGGGACGCTTCTTTAAGAGGCCTTTCAGTTGCTCTGGTGGAGAAAGGAGATTTTGGCCACGCAACCTCGTTTAACACACTTAGAATAATCCATGGCGGGTTTCGTTATCTACAATCCTTAGCTGTTTTGAAGGCACGTCAATCATTCTATGAGCAGATGGTTTTCATGAGAATCGCACCCCATCTGCTTCATCCTCTTCCAGTGCTTGTCCCAGCCTACAGACACCTGATGCAGGGGAAAGAAGCACTTTCATTTGCGTTAAAGATTTACGATAAATTAGTTTGCAGAGCTTCTCACGAAGAATATCAACCAAGAATACCTAGGGGTCGAACCGTGACGAGAGAAGAATGTCTCGAAGCTTTCCCTGATATTGAAACGAAGGGCCTTACCGGTGGTATCATTTTTTACGATTGCCAGATTCCTAACTCGGAGCGACTGATTATTTCAATTGTAAAATCTGCTGTGGAATATGGGGCCGATTTTGCAAATTACGTTGAGGTTCAGGGCTTTTTAAAAACTAAAAGTCGGATAGAGGGTGTAAAGGTAAAGGACCTAATTACGGGGGATGAATTTACAGTTCGGGCAAGGTTTATTGTAAATACGGCCGGACCCTGGCTCCAAAGAATTTTGGGACTTCTCGAAAGGAAGGATTTTCAAAATAATTGTCGGTGGCTTTCAAAGGCCTTCAATTTAGTTGTAAAGCGCAAATTTCACAATGATTTCGGACTAGGGATTTATTGCCAAGCCCAAAACCATAAGACTTCACAATTATTGGGCAAAAGATCACGTTATTTATTCATCACACCGTGGAATAATTATTCCTTGATTGGTACTGAGCATCTACCATTTGAAGATAATCCGGATAACTTATCCATTACTGAAGATGAGATGACAAACTTTCTCAGGGAGATCAATGAAGCCTGTCCGCAGGCATCATTGGGATTAGAGGATGTGCGCTTTGTATATAAGGGATGCCTTCCCACTATTCCAACAAACAGAGGTTCGTTACATCTTGCCTCGAAATACCGGATATACGACCATGGAAGGGACCAGGGTTTAGAAAGGTTTCTATCGGTAAGTGGAGTAAAATTTACGGAAGCAAGACACGTTGCGGAGAAAGTGGTAGACCTTGTTTTCAGTAAGTTAAATAAGAAACCGCTAAGATCTCGTACATCGGTAACCCCTGTCTATGGCGGCAAGCTCCAGTGGTTTAACGAATTCTTAAAACAAGAGACTAGTCGTAATCTCTATAAATTAGATACTATTGATATTGAAAGACTTATCTCAAATTATGGTTCAGCATATACCGAAGTACTCAAATATCTTGAGAATGGTGAGGAATCGGAATCACTACATTCCAGTGATTTAATTCGGAAGTCCGAGATTTTACATGCGATTCACGAAGAGATGGCTCAAAAGCTAGGCGATTTTGTTTTTCGTCGTACTGATTTGGATATTGGCGACCAAATTAATTGTGAAGATATAACGACATGTGCCAAAATAATGGCTCAAGAGTTAAATTGGAGTAGCGGTAAAATCAAAGAAGAGGTAGGTGAAGTAACAACTGTATTGTCTTCATTAAACTTGAATGGATAA
- a CDS encoding methyltransferase domain-containing protein, whose amino-acid sequence MDKPQIYQQKEYAKGYDDDRYGGEFGQYLHDLDLNTFLSLMDLSYINVLDVGAGTGKISIPLAVQSRHVVAVDSSEEMIKILSMKAKKGDVQLETIICDAHRLCFDDKAFDCAVSSRLSMHLDDWRKAISELCRISAVATIIDFPPCLSFAGLSSVLRNIKCFFIPTIQTYKTFYIKDVVDQFHKHDFGIEVSFLAMGWIRCVLILISMIPISIAGLGIREGSLILLLRSFGTIDEEGLAFSLLVFAVSVVLVGLIGSLIGGKNLFRSKFSR is encoded by the coding sequence ATGGATAAACCCCAAATATATCAACAGAAGGAATATGCTAAAGGATATGACGACGATAGATATGGTGGAGAATTTGGCCAATATTTACACGATTTGGATCTTAACACATTCTTGTCTTTAATGGATTTGTCTTACATAAATGTTCTCGATGTAGGAGCCGGCACAGGAAAAATTTCAATTCCTCTTGCTGTACAATCTCGGCATGTTGTTGCAGTTGACTCATCAGAGGAAATGATCAAAATTCTAAGCATGAAGGCAAAAAAAGGTGATGTCCAATTAGAAACCATCATTTGCGATGCCCACCGCCTTTGTTTTGATGATAAAGCATTTGATTGCGCTGTTTCTTCACGTTTATCGATGCATTTAGACGATTGGAGAAAAGCAATCTCAGAGCTTTGTAGGATTTCCGCAGTCGCTACAATAATAGATTTTCCGCCATGCTTAAGTTTTGCTGGTTTGAGTTCAGTCCTAAGAAATATAAAGTGCTTTTTTATTCCAACTATTCAAACTTACAAGACTTTCTATATAAAAGACGTGGTTGATCAATTTCATAAACATGATTTTGGGATCGAAGTTTCTTTTTTAGCAATGGGATGGATACGATGCGTACTTATCTTGATTTCTATGATTCCTATCTCCATTGCTGGGCTTGGAATAAGAGAGGGTTCCCTCATTCTGTTGTTAAGATCATTTGGCACCATTGATGAAGAAGGATTAGCATTTTCGCTATTGGTCTTTGCCGTAAGTGTTGTTTTGGTGGGGCTGATCGGGAGCTTGATAGGAGGAAAGAATTTATTTCGATCAAAATTTAGCCGATAG
- the asnB gene encoding asparagine synthase (glutamine-hydrolyzing): MSAIYGLVGEVDKVLLSSMGDRLLHRGRIRSECAPKHDVMLGEYIGGDDETPLVNERITLVADAEIYNVDELRERLVSRGRKFETERDEEVVLHGYLEFGPTIFRYINGDFAIALWDSDRSLLLLARDAVGSKPLYFWHGKGRFAFSSEYKGLLALPDIPALVDLNVLQYLQNSKYIPHNRALIKNICSVPSGHYLEFIEGNYRKSRYWDLGVNVKNLSINEHARILRDNFLNAVKRRVFDLSSVGVLLSGGIDSSSIASAIRYVRPEIPLHTFTCGYGSKDPEVLTSEILAGAVQSSHHSLMADPEDIPRLLPHIVWHLEDPIGSSENLLTFKASMYAAKHVDVVCNGFGADSLFGGMPRYKIIKLIQWFPWLRTPLEEFYNYTQYSSIPSSMIGRALKIAYYRGSDSSPPSINGLSTPLSVEQLPKAKHELLNHVLIEVVKNDLSKAFPKADRLCVAHGLRIRHPFTDLNLIEHAFTISDRYKIRYWREKHILREALKDLLPKEVLNRPKFPQAMKSDLLLSDVLEELSCQVLSPESVRSRGFFSIYDIERMRKRFSNKPYTKEQSMRLWTAIMTELWAQVFLDHRGEPIN, translated from the coding sequence ATGTCAGCTATCTACGGATTAGTTGGTGAAGTAGATAAAGTTCTGTTGAGTTCAATGGGGGATCGACTACTACATCGAGGTAGGATTAGGTCTGAATGCGCACCTAAACATGATGTCATGTTAGGAGAGTATATCGGCGGAGATGATGAGACTCCGCTAGTCAATGAAAGAATTACATTGGTTGCGGATGCGGAGATATATAATGTTGATGAACTAAGGGAAAGATTAGTGTCTCGTGGTCGTAAGTTTGAAACCGAAAGAGATGAAGAAGTAGTACTACATGGCTATTTAGAATTCGGACCGACTATATTCAGGTACATTAATGGTGATTTTGCAATTGCACTCTGGGATTCTGATCGCTCACTATTATTATTAGCAAGAGACGCAGTTGGTTCTAAACCTCTATATTTCTGGCATGGAAAAGGACGCTTCGCTTTTTCATCAGAATATAAGGGCTTGCTAGCGCTACCAGATATTCCTGCTTTGGTAGATCTCAATGTCTTGCAATACTTACAAAATTCAAAATACATTCCACATAATCGGGCGCTAATCAAAAATATCTGTTCTGTTCCTTCTGGACATTATCTTGAATTTATCGAAGGAAACTATAGAAAGAGCCGTTACTGGGATCTCGGTGTTAACGTAAAGAACTTATCTATTAATGAACATGCTCGAATACTACGCGATAATTTTTTAAATGCTGTTAAGAGAAGAGTTTTTGATTTGTCTAGTGTTGGTGTTCTACTAAGCGGAGGCATAGATTCTTCATCAATTGCTTCAGCTATACGTTATGTACGGCCTGAAATTCCTCTGCACACCTTTACCTGCGGGTATGGATCAAAAGATCCAGAAGTCTTAACGTCCGAAATTCTTGCAGGGGCAGTACAGTCGTCCCACCATTCTCTGATGGCAGATCCCGAAGATATACCAAGACTCTTGCCTCATATTGTATGGCACCTTGAAGATCCAATTGGTAGTAGTGAGAATCTATTGACCTTTAAGGCATCTATGTATGCCGCCAAACATGTTGATGTTGTTTGCAATGGTTTTGGAGCTGACAGTCTTTTCGGAGGAATGCCTAGGTACAAAATCATCAAGTTGATTCAGTGGTTCCCTTGGCTGAGAACTCCTTTGGAAGAATTTTACAACTATACTCAATATAGCTCGATTCCTTCTAGCATGATTGGTCGGGCCTTAAAAATTGCTTATTATCGAGGTTCGGATTCGTCTCCACCTTCAATAAATGGATTATCTACACCCTTGTCAGTTGAGCAACTACCGAAAGCTAAGCACGAATTATTGAACCACGTTTTAATAGAGGTGGTAAAAAATGATCTGTCTAAAGCCTTTCCTAAGGCGGATAGGTTGTGTGTAGCACATGGATTGAGAATTCGACACCCATTTACGGATCTTAATTTAATAGAACATGCCTTTACGATTTCAGATCGTTATAAGATTCGTTATTGGCGAGAAAAGCATATATTGCGAGAGGCTTTGAAGGATTTATTACCCAAAGAGGTACTAAATCGACCAAAATTCCCCCAGGCCATGAAAAGCGATCTCCTCCTAAGCGATGTACTAGAGGAATTATCCTGTCAAGTTCTTTCACCCGAATCAGTGCGATCTCGTGGTTTTTTCAGTATCTATGATATTGAGCGGATGAGAAAGCGTTTTTCAAATAAACCATACACCAAAGAACAATCGATGCGGCTGTGGACTGCGATTATGACAGAGCTTTGGGCGCAAGTTTTTTTAGATCATAGAGGAGAACCGATCAATTAA
- a CDS encoding FAD-dependent oxidoreductase has product MKIAAHLVHPLPVFIPAYGHFIHGKEILSLGFKVHDHLVCGVPHDDDEPKIPRGGTVSREECLQTFPDIERKRLSGGIISYDCQLSDSERFIISLAQSAAKQGADVANNLEVIGFIKNKNRIRGARIKDILTGDEFDFRASFVVSTCGPWLQSILGLIEQSPEKRYGFSKAFDLVVKHKFLNDIAIGIRTQIKNYKTSELLGRRSRYLCITPWKNYSLIGTEHLPFEDNPDNLSIPEHEITNFLRKISEAYPQASLGLEDVRFVY; this is encoded by the coding sequence ATGAAAATTGCAGCACATCTTGTTCATCCTCTTCCAGTTTTTATCCCAGCCTATGGACATTTTATACACGGAAAAGAGATACTTTCGCTAGGATTTAAGGTGCATGATCATCTAGTTTGCGGAGTTCCGCATGATGACGATGAACCGAAAATACCTCGGGGTGGTACTGTGTCGAGAGAAGAATGTCTCCAAACTTTTCCTGATATAGAGAGAAAACGTCTTAGTGGTGGTATCATTTCTTACGATTGCCAGCTTTCCGATTCGGAGCGGTTTATTATTTCGCTTGCCCAATCGGCTGCCAAACAAGGCGCCGATGTGGCGAATAATCTCGAGGTAATAGGTTTTATAAAAAATAAAAATCGTATTCGGGGTGCAAGGATAAAGGACATCCTTACCGGAGACGAATTTGATTTTCGAGCAAGTTTTGTTGTCAGTACATGCGGACCCTGGCTTCAAAGTATTCTGGGACTTATTGAACAATCTCCGGAGAAGCGTTACGGGTTTTCAAAGGCCTTCGACTTAGTCGTGAAGCACAAATTTCTCAACGATATCGCAATAGGTATTCGTACCCAGATCAAGAACTATAAGACTTCAGAATTGTTGGGTAGAAGATCACGCTATCTATGTATTACTCCTTGGAAGAATTATTCCTTGATCGGGACTGAGCATCTGCCATTTGAAGATAATCCGGATAATTTATCCATTCCTGAACATGAGATTACAAACTTTCTAAGGAAGATCAGTGAAGCCTATCCGCAGGCATCGTTGGGATTAGAGGATGTACGCTTTGTGTATTAG
- a CDS encoding glycerol-3-phosphate dehydrogenase C-terminal domain-containing protein: MECFNDCILGEIRRKIFGSSPIDVQRLISSYGSIYADVLEGIDKPRQLGFENTSELLKKAKILHAIREEMAHNLSDVLFRRTELGIDGQINCKDIMTRAEIMAQELNWSSGKIKEQVGEVTTVLSSLTLNG; this comes from the coding sequence ATGGAGTGTTTCAATGATTGTATTTTGGGTGAGATTCGTAGGAAGATCTTTGGATCAAGTCCGATCGACGTGCAGAGACTTATCTCAAGCTATGGCTCCATTTATGCTGATGTTCTTGAGGGCATTGATAAACCGAGACAGTTGGGCTTTGAAAATACCAGTGAATTATTAAAGAAGGCAAAAATTTTGCATGCAATTCGTGAAGAGATGGCTCATAATCTAAGCGATGTCCTATTTCGCCGCACTGAGTTGGGTATTGACGGCCAAATTAATTGTAAAGATATAATGACACGTGCCGAAATAATGGCGCAAGAGTTAAATTGGAGTAGCGGTAAAATCAAAGAACAGGTAGGAGAAGTAACAACAGTATTATCTTCATTAACTTTGAATGGATAA
- a CDS encoding class I SAM-dependent methyltransferase gives MDKPDIYQQEDYAQDYDEDRYGGAFGQYLHDLELNTFLSLIDLSYINVLDVGAGTGKLSIPLTIQSRHVVAVDSSEEMIKILRIKAKKRDVELKTIICDANRLCFNEKAFDCVVSSRLLMHLKDWREAIAELCRISRGAAIIDFPPCLSFAGLGSLLRKLKRFLIPDTQTYKAFIIRDVIDEFHKHDFELVVIERQFFLPYAFHRWLNLPWLSAKIEKLFMRFGLVKLIGAPVILKAIRKNK, from the coding sequence ATGGATAAGCCCGATATATATCAGCAAGAGGATTACGCTCAAGATTATGACGAAGACAGATACGGTGGAGCATTTGGTCAATACTTACACGATTTGGAGCTTAATACATTCTTGTCTTTAATAGATTTGTCTTACATAAATGTTCTCGATGTAGGAGCCGGCACAGGAAAACTTTCAATTCCTCTTACTATACAATCCCGTCATGTCGTTGCAGTTGACTCTTCAGAAGAAATGATCAAAATTCTAAGAATCAAGGCGAAAAAACGTGATGTTGAATTAAAAACCATTATTTGCGATGCTAATCGCCTTTGCTTCAATGAAAAAGCGTTTGATTGCGTTGTTTCTTCACGTTTATTGATGCATTTAAAAGATTGGAGAGAAGCGATCGCAGAGCTTTGTAGAATTTCCAGGGGTGCTGCAATAATAGATTTCCCCCCATGCTTAAGCTTTGCTGGTTTGGGTTCGCTCTTAAGAAAGTTAAAACGCTTTCTTATTCCAGATACTCAAACTTACAAGGCTTTTATTATAAGAGACGTGATTGATGAGTTTCATAAACATGATTTTGAACTGGTTGTCATAGAAAGACAATTTTTTCTACCGTATGCCTTTCACCGGTGGCTTAACCTACCCTGGCTTTCTGCTAAGATCGAGAAATTGTTTATGAGATTTGGTCTTGTGAAGCTGATTGGAGCACCCGTTATACTGAAAGCAATAAGGAAAAATAAATAA